A single window of Arvicanthis niloticus isolate mArvNil1 chromosome X, mArvNil1.pat.X, whole genome shotgun sequence DNA harbors:
- the Pwwp4 gene encoding putative PWWP domain-containing DNA repair factor 4 isoform X3, with translation MDSAEYVLCGWKGQLWPARVLSRPRTPAHSKRRGAPFLEVQILPVGEKARVRSTEVRPLTKSEIISIASLAGKESQGSGSPRQTRAYRRALKVALDVLGEGTCLFQGGRAGGRRTSTVAPKVPKEQASSSSSSLGQRLSLRLSLRLHLQGRNQKGQGLSQRSPGKRKRGRQGPVLMGSQNVPAVQGGEAQAHTAVGPPRFEMQGNVLRGTRVQPSYLEAPLGNAGGIPGKRKLGTSKLRSLSAPASREGTRAKSEQKAAPGPPRRIPISPKALKQRVRCAGLEIRAIGAQRKTAFPENKDHPGPGTPKLDSKGASAACMPPIPRLRRSLRIASRKRKIHVLCAQCRLPEQEPQVHSKDLPFWPAVVKSVSQNDKMARVLLIEGNMQLERRGIRVPLRKLKHLDCGEKISLLRRASRLYAHGINWCFSVIDHYREGLACGSFLGSFMDYYTTRASYPLRRAIQEGDLHIDFPKVSYADLEDWEEETAPGGKGTRKKLLPDRMRAARDRANQKLVDFIVKRKGADQHLLDIVKGRKQSRWLDNLWKSRRDVFCIETYLEDEDQLHLVARHLQEVAKEADEALLSLARGDKVRFTTEVLLPEAIIYCIAVLDGLSYKEAEEKYLRGPPVHYREKELFDKTILKAARKRSAARIQAARGPPVPTP, from the exons ATGGACTCTGCAGAGTATGTGCTCTGTGGCTGGAAGGGACAGCTGTGGCCTGCAAGGGTGTTGTCGAgacccaggaccccagcccatagTAAGAGGAGGGGGGCGCCTTTCCTGGAGGTCCAAATCCTGCCTGTGGGTGAGAAGGCGAGGGTGAGGAGCACCGAGGTGAGGCCCCTAACCAAGTCTGAAATCATAAGCATTGCCTCCTTGGCAGGAAAGGAGTCACAGGGCAGTGGCTCGCCAAGGCAGACCAGGGCGTACAGGAGAGCCCTCAAGGTGGCACTGGATGTTCTGGGCGAGGGAACCTGTTTGTTTCAAGGAGGAAGAGCAGGCGGCCGAAGAACCAGCACAGTGGCTCCAAAGGTTCCGAAAGAGCAGGCCAGCTCCAGCAGCTCCAGCCTAGGCCAGCGCCTGAGCCTGCGCCTGAGCCTGCGCCTGCACCTCCAAGGGCGCAACCAGAAAGGCCAAGGGCTCTCCCAGAGGAGTCCTGGGAAGCGGAAGCGGGGCCGCCAGGGTCCTGTGTTGATGGGCTCACAGAATGTGCCTGCAGTGCAAGGCGGGGAAGCCCAGGCCCACACTGCTGTAGGGCCCCCTCGCTTTGAAATGCAAGGGAATGTGTTAAGAGGCACCAGAGTGCAGCCAAGTTACTTGGAGGCACCTTTGGGAAATGCTGGTGGTATTCCAGGGAAGAGAAAGCTGGGCACATCCAAGCTCAGGTCTTTGAGTGCCCCAGCCTCCAGGGAGGGTACCCGGGCTAAAAGCGAGCAGAAGGCTGCCCCTGGGCCACCGAGGCGCATCCCTATCTCACCCAAAGCTCTCAAACAACGAGTTCGGTGTGCTGGCCTAGAGATCCGGGCAATCGGAGCCCAAAGGAAGACCGCCTTCCCAGAGAACAAGGACCATCCTGGCCCGGGGACCCCGAAGCTAGACTCAAAGGGGGCATCAGCAGCCTGCATGCCTCCAATCCCGAGGCTGCGAAGGTCACTCCGCATAGCTAGTCGCAAAAGGAAGATCCATGTGCTGTGTGCACAGTGCAGGCTCCCAGAACAGGAACCCCAAGTGCACTCAAAG GACCTTCCTTTCTGGCCAGCGGTGGTCAAGAGTGTCAGCCAAAATGACAAGATGGCGAGGGTGCTGTTGATCGAGGGCAACATGCAGCTTGAGCGCAGGGGTATCCGTGTCCCTCTCCGCAAGTTGAAGCAcctggactgtggggagaaaatATCACTCTTGAGGCGAGCCAGCCGACTGTACGCCCACGGCATCAACTGGTGCTTCTCAGTGATCGACCACTACAGAGAGGGCCTCGCCTGTGGCTCCTTCCTGGGCTCCTTTATGGACTACTACACCACCCGAGCCAGTTACCCGCTAAGGAGAGCCATCCAGGAGGGCGACCTGCACATCGATTTCCCCAAGGTGAGCTATGCCGACTTGGAAGATTGGGAGGAGGAGACTGCCCCGGGTGGGAAGGGGACCCGCAAGAAACTCCTGCCTGACCGCATGAGGGCCGCTCGGGACAGAGCCAACCAGAAGCTCGTGGACTTCATcgtgaagaggaagggggctgACCAGCACCTGCTGGACATCGTGAAGggcagaaaacagtccaggtggCTGGACAATCTTTGGAAATCAAGGAGGGATGTCTTCTGCATTGAGACCTACCTGGAGGACGAGGACCAGCTGCATCTCGTGGCCAGACATTTGCAAGAAGTAGCCAAGGAAGCAGACGAGGCCCTGCTCTCGCTGGCAAGAGGCGACAAAGTGCGGTTTACCACGGAGGTTCTTCTTCCAGAAGCAATCATCTACTGCATCGCTGTCCTGGATGGGCTCAGCTAcaaggaggcagaagagaagtaCCTACGTGGTCCACCCGTGCACTACCGTGAGAAAGAGCTATTTGACAAGACCATCTTAAAGGCGGCCAGGAAGAGGTCAGCAGCCAGGATTCAGGCTGCCAGGGGCCCTCCTGTGCCCACCCCTTAG
- the Pwwp4 gene encoding putative PWWP domain-containing DNA repair factor 4 isoform X1, whose amino-acid sequence MDSAEYVLCGWKGQLWPARVLSRPRTPAHSKRRGAPFLEVQILPVGEKARVRSTEVRPLTKSEIISIASLAGKESQGSGSPRQTRAYRRALKVALDVLGEGTCLFQGGRAGGRRTSTVAPKVPKEQASSSSSSLGQRLSLRLSLRLHLQGRNQKGQGLSQRSPGKRKRGRQGPVLMGSQNVPAVQGGEAQAHTAVGPPRFEMQGNVLRGTRVQPSYLEAPLGNAGGIPGKRKLGTSKLRSLSAPASREGTRAKSEQKAAPGPPRRIPISPKALKQRVRCAGLEIRAIGAQRKTAFPENKDHPGPGTPKLDSKGASAACMPPIPRLRRSLRIASRKRKIHVLCAQCRLPEQEPQVHSKVTNTRSKRRGAGVGVEKDAQATNVTSAQGPSNIERGTLVWFKFQDLPFWPAVVKSVSQNDKMARVLLIEGNMQLERRGIRVPLRKLKHLDCGEKISLLRRASRLYAHGINWCFSVIDHYREGLACGSFLGSFMDYYTTRASYPLRRAIQEGDLHIDFPKVSYADLEDWEEETAPGGKGTRKKLLPDRMRAARDRANQKLVDFIVKRKGADQHLLDIVKGRKQSRWLDNLWKSRRDVFCIETYLEDEDQLHLVARHLQEVAKEADEALLSLARGDKVRFTTEVLLPEAIIYCIAVLDGLSYKEAEEKYLRGPPVHYREKELFDKTILKAARKRSAARIQAARGPPVPTP is encoded by the coding sequence ATGGACTCTGCAGAGTATGTGCTCTGTGGCTGGAAGGGACAGCTGTGGCCTGCAAGGGTGTTGTCGAgacccaggaccccagcccatagTAAGAGGAGGGGGGCGCCTTTCCTGGAGGTCCAAATCCTGCCTGTGGGTGAGAAGGCGAGGGTGAGGAGCACCGAGGTGAGGCCCCTAACCAAGTCTGAAATCATAAGCATTGCCTCCTTGGCAGGAAAGGAGTCACAGGGCAGTGGCTCGCCAAGGCAGACCAGGGCGTACAGGAGAGCCCTCAAGGTGGCACTGGATGTTCTGGGCGAGGGAACCTGTTTGTTTCAAGGAGGAAGAGCAGGCGGCCGAAGAACCAGCACAGTGGCTCCAAAGGTTCCGAAAGAGCAGGCCAGCTCCAGCAGCTCCAGCCTAGGCCAGCGCCTGAGCCTGCGCCTGAGCCTGCGCCTGCACCTCCAAGGGCGCAACCAGAAAGGCCAAGGGCTCTCCCAGAGGAGTCCTGGGAAGCGGAAGCGGGGCCGCCAGGGTCCTGTGTTGATGGGCTCACAGAATGTGCCTGCAGTGCAAGGCGGGGAAGCCCAGGCCCACACTGCTGTAGGGCCCCCTCGCTTTGAAATGCAAGGGAATGTGTTAAGAGGCACCAGAGTGCAGCCAAGTTACTTGGAGGCACCTTTGGGAAATGCTGGTGGTATTCCAGGGAAGAGAAAGCTGGGCACATCCAAGCTCAGGTCTTTGAGTGCCCCAGCCTCCAGGGAGGGTACCCGGGCTAAAAGCGAGCAGAAGGCTGCCCCTGGGCCACCGAGGCGCATCCCTATCTCACCCAAAGCTCTCAAACAACGAGTTCGGTGTGCTGGCCTAGAGATCCGGGCAATCGGAGCCCAAAGGAAGACCGCCTTCCCAGAGAACAAGGACCATCCTGGCCCGGGGACCCCGAAGCTAGACTCAAAGGGGGCATCAGCAGCCTGCATGCCTCCAATCCCGAGGCTGCGAAGGTCACTCCGCATAGCTAGTCGCAAAAGGAAGATCCATGTGCTGTGTGCACAGTGCAGGCTCCCAGAACAGGAACCCCAAGTGCACTCAAAGGTGACTAACACCAGGTCCAAGAGGAGAGGGGCGGGAGTGGGAGTTGAAAAGGACGCCCAAGCCACCAATGTGACTTCTGCCCAGGGGCCCAGTAACATTGAGCGAGGAACGCTGGTCTGGTTCAAATTTCAGGACCTTCCTTTCTGGCCAGCGGTGGTCAAGAGTGTCAGCCAAAATGACAAGATGGCGAGGGTGCTGTTGATCGAGGGCAACATGCAGCTTGAGCGCAGGGGTATCCGTGTCCCTCTCCGCAAGTTGAAGCAcctggactgtggggagaaaatATCACTCTTGAGGCGAGCCAGCCGACTGTACGCCCACGGCATCAACTGGTGCTTCTCAGTGATCGACCACTACAGAGAGGGCCTCGCCTGTGGCTCCTTCCTGGGCTCCTTTATGGACTACTACACCACCCGAGCCAGTTACCCGCTAAGGAGAGCCATCCAGGAGGGCGACCTGCACATCGATTTCCCCAAGGTGAGCTATGCCGACTTGGAAGATTGGGAGGAGGAGACTGCCCCGGGTGGGAAGGGGACCCGCAAGAAACTCCTGCCTGACCGCATGAGGGCCGCTCGGGACAGAGCCAACCAGAAGCTCGTGGACTTCATcgtgaagaggaagggggctgACCAGCACCTGCTGGACATCGTGAAGggcagaaaacagtccaggtggCTGGACAATCTTTGGAAATCAAGGAGGGATGTCTTCTGCATTGAGACCTACCTGGAGGACGAGGACCAGCTGCATCTCGTGGCCAGACATTTGCAAGAAGTAGCCAAGGAAGCAGACGAGGCCCTGCTCTCGCTGGCAAGAGGCGACAAAGTGCGGTTTACCACGGAGGTTCTTCTTCCAGAAGCAATCATCTACTGCATCGCTGTCCTGGATGGGCTCAGCTAcaaggaggcagaagagaagtaCCTACGTGGTCCACCCGTGCACTACCGTGAGAAAGAGCTATTTGACAAGACCATCTTAAAGGCGGCCAGGAAGAGGTCAGCAGCCAGGATTCAGGCTGCCAGGGGCCCTCCTGTGCCCACCCCTTAG
- the Pwwp4 gene encoding putative PWWP domain-containing DNA repair factor 4 isoform X2 — translation MDSAEYVLCGWKGQLWPARVLSRPRTPAHRKESQGSGSPRQTRAYRRALKVALDVLGEGTCLFQGGRAGGRRTSTVAPKVPKEQASSSSSSLGQRLSLRLSLRLHLQGRNQKGQGLSQRSPGKRKRGRQGPVLMGSQNVPAVQGGEAQAHTAVGPPRFEMQGNVLRGTRVQPSYLEAPLGNAGGIPGKRKLGTSKLRSLSAPASREGTRAKSEQKAAPGPPRRIPISPKALKQRVRCAGLEIRAIGAQRKTAFPENKDHPGPGTPKLDSKGASAACMPPIPRLRRSLRIASRKRKIHVLCAQCRLPEQEPQVHSKVTNTRSKRRGAGVGVEKDAQATNVTSAQGPSNIERGTLVWFKFQDLPFWPAVVKSVSQNDKMARVLLIEGNMQLERRGIRVPLRKLKHLDCGEKISLLRRASRLYAHGINWCFSVIDHYREGLACGSFLGSFMDYYTTRASYPLRRAIQEGDLHIDFPKVSYADLEDWEEETAPGGKGTRKKLLPDRMRAARDRANQKLVDFIVKRKGADQHLLDIVKGRKQSRWLDNLWKSRRDVFCIETYLEDEDQLHLVARHLQEVAKEADEALLSLARGDKVRFTTEVLLPEAIIYCIAVLDGLSYKEAEEKYLRGPPVHYREKELFDKTILKAARKRSAARIQAARGPPVPTP, via the exons ATGGACTCTGCAGAGTATGTGCTCTGTGGCTGGAAGGGACAGCTGTGGCCTGCAAGGGTGTTGTCGAgacccaggaccccagcccata GAAAGGAGTCACAGGGCAGTGGCTCGCCAAGGCAGACCAGGGCGTACAGGAGAGCCCTCAAGGTGGCACTGGATGTTCTGGGCGAGGGAACCTGTTTGTTTCAAGGAGGAAGAGCAGGCGGCCGAAGAACCAGCACAGTGGCTCCAAAGGTTCCGAAAGAGCAGGCCAGCTCCAGCAGCTCCAGCCTAGGCCAGCGCCTGAGCCTGCGCCTGAGCCTGCGCCTGCACCTCCAAGGGCGCAACCAGAAAGGCCAAGGGCTCTCCCAGAGGAGTCCTGGGAAGCGGAAGCGGGGCCGCCAGGGTCCTGTGTTGATGGGCTCACAGAATGTGCCTGCAGTGCAAGGCGGGGAAGCCCAGGCCCACACTGCTGTAGGGCCCCCTCGCTTTGAAATGCAAGGGAATGTGTTAAGAGGCACCAGAGTGCAGCCAAGTTACTTGGAGGCACCTTTGGGAAATGCTGGTGGTATTCCAGGGAAGAGAAAGCTGGGCACATCCAAGCTCAGGTCTTTGAGTGCCCCAGCCTCCAGGGAGGGTACCCGGGCTAAAAGCGAGCAGAAGGCTGCCCCTGGGCCACCGAGGCGCATCCCTATCTCACCCAAAGCTCTCAAACAACGAGTTCGGTGTGCTGGCCTAGAGATCCGGGCAATCGGAGCCCAAAGGAAGACCGCCTTCCCAGAGAACAAGGACCATCCTGGCCCGGGGACCCCGAAGCTAGACTCAAAGGGGGCATCAGCAGCCTGCATGCCTCCAATCCCGAGGCTGCGAAGGTCACTCCGCATAGCTAGTCGCAAAAGGAAGATCCATGTGCTGTGTGCACAGTGCAGGCTCCCAGAACAGGAACCCCAAGTGCACTCAAAGGTGACTAACACCAGGTCCAAGAGGAGAGGGGCGGGAGTGGGAGTTGAAAAGGACGCCCAAGCCACCAATGTGACTTCTGCCCAGGGGCCCAGTAACATTGAGCGAGGAACGCTGGTCTGGTTCAAATTTCAGGACCTTCCTTTCTGGCCAGCGGTGGTCAAGAGTGTCAGCCAAAATGACAAGATGGCGAGGGTGCTGTTGATCGAGGGCAACATGCAGCTTGAGCGCAGGGGTATCCGTGTCCCTCTCCGCAAGTTGAAGCAcctggactgtggggagaaaatATCACTCTTGAGGCGAGCCAGCCGACTGTACGCCCACGGCATCAACTGGTGCTTCTCAGTGATCGACCACTACAGAGAGGGCCTCGCCTGTGGCTCCTTCCTGGGCTCCTTTATGGACTACTACACCACCCGAGCCAGTTACCCGCTAAGGAGAGCCATCCAGGAGGGCGACCTGCACATCGATTTCCCCAAGGTGAGCTATGCCGACTTGGAAGATTGGGAGGAGGAGACTGCCCCGGGTGGGAAGGGGACCCGCAAGAAACTCCTGCCTGACCGCATGAGGGCCGCTCGGGACAGAGCCAACCAGAAGCTCGTGGACTTCATcgtgaagaggaagggggctgACCAGCACCTGCTGGACATCGTGAAGggcagaaaacagtccaggtggCTGGACAATCTTTGGAAATCAAGGAGGGATGTCTTCTGCATTGAGACCTACCTGGAGGACGAGGACCAGCTGCATCTCGTGGCCAGACATTTGCAAGAAGTAGCCAAGGAAGCAGACGAGGCCCTGCTCTCGCTGGCAAGAGGCGACAAAGTGCGGTTTACCACGGAGGTTCTTCTTCCAGAAGCAATCATCTACTGCATCGCTGTCCTGGATGGGCTCAGCTAcaaggaggcagaagagaagtaCCTACGTGGTCCACCCGTGCACTACCGTGAGAAAGAGCTATTTGACAAGACCATCTTAAAGGCGGCCAGGAAGAGGTCAGCAGCCAGGATTCAGGCTGCCAGGGGCCCTCCTGTGCCCACCCCTTAG